One genomic region from Clarias gariepinus isolate MV-2021 ecotype Netherlands chromosome 22, CGAR_prim_01v2, whole genome shotgun sequence encodes:
- the arhgef19 gene encoding rho guanine nucleotide exchange factor 19, with amino-acid sequence MLPGYGFSPLPDFLPHLHSFCCRGESSAMWIPGSPESQALNSSQENRPLLRQHIAVCQQETLAFIDLQQTKTNGFCSSLLGRSSSSPCFSSSPHNGPSSNCPKNGETNASMGDMKLGQDRYDVDEVQDNIRAPSMDSFKTYSEMLLPQCSPKDLFLPLSPIFASSNRDSVDSQQASSPCSSASSELQSQDQFRLQRRTSQGSSREKSIRRKMKVYSPDSVSDDSPNSPVHEWIPGSLESFIEGELGLLSSTEPTSRSSSSLLDLEEELTLPSSSTSPSLASDPPNEDVASGERASEGGTGELDLRDSGPLQGSTFLVGPSLPHPHSHPMPLPRSRSSDHERRRFSASELISRLQLSQRKNSFTLRLGKSLSARVASRDRHHSVNSGPDYKPNIRQRLSAGSSDSSQQSPVGSAPPLPSADNTLPQHRRSSKLSMRKDSIDEDADTTVRSPKRLSRFLPSLVLYQEYSDVAINREIQRQQGAEPGMEDDRAGDSASPSNLSPSSSFRSSRGSAFSLWQDIPDVRSSGQLDNFSNEERKLQEAKFELVTSEASYIRSLTIAIDHFMMSSELNECLGAQEKQWLFSKLPDVKDVSEKFLQDLEHRLEADILRFDVCDIVLDHCPALRRVYLPYVTNQAYQEQTYQRLLQENPRFPGILARLEEDPICQRLPLTSFLILPFQRITRLKMLVENILKRTIPGSRDEDTATKAFNELKKIIKECNSSVQSMKRMEELIHLNKRIHFEGKIFPLISQSRWLVKHGELLEVDTQTMSISGSKFKLPTRPVYLHLFNDCLLLSRRKDTWKFMVFVHAKIGELKVKDLSQKLQGISGFIFLLQLCEGQQLKYQILLKSQTESGKHRWITAMIPPDVTIAHTSENEDLSQVQCIKSYQAQEHDELTLEKADILQAKTITSDGWVEGIRLSDGERGWFPKTYVEEITSRSARLRNLRENIRIKCVTQKLEGEPQ; translated from the exons ATGCTCCCTGGCTATGGATTCTCTCCTCTCCCTGACTTCCTGCCTCACCTCCACTCCTTCTGCTGCCGAGGGGAGAGCTCTGCCATGTGGATCCCTGGCTCACCTGAGTCCCAGGCTCTGAACAGCTCCCAGGAAAACAGGCCCCTCCTGCGCCAGCACATTGCCGTATGCCAACAGGAGACATTAGCTTTCATCGACCTTCAACAGACTAAAACTAATGGCTTTTGTTCATCATTGTTGGGAAGAAGCAGTTCCTCACCATGCTTTTCCAGCTCACCTCATAATGGACCTTCCTCAAACTGCCCCAAAAATGGAGAGACAAATGCCAGCATGGGCGACATGAAACTTGGCCAGGATAGATATGATGTGGACGAAGTTCAGGACAACATCAGAGCACCCTCTATGGACTCGTTTAAGACATACTCTGAAATGCTCTTACCACAATGTTCTCCCAAAGATCTGTTCCTTCCTCTGTCACCAATATTTGCATCCAGCAACAGAGACTCGGTGGACTCTCAGCAGGCCAGCTCTCCCTGCTCTTCAGCAAGCTCAGAGCTGCAGAGTCAGGATCAGTTTCGTCTACAGAGGAGAACATCACAGGGATCTTCAAGGGAGAAGTCTATAC GGCGCAAGATGAAGGTGTACTCACCTGACAGTGTAAGTGATGACTCTCCTAACAGTCCTGTACACGAGTGGATCCCTGGATCCTTAGAGTCCTTCATAGAGGGAGAGTTAGGATTATTGAGCTCCACCGAGCCCACATCTCGGAGCTCCAGCTCCTTGTTAGATTTAGAAGAAGAACTCACTCTACCTTCCTCCTCTACATCACCGTCACTGGCTTCGGATCCTCCAAATGAGGATGTGGCATCAGGGGAAAGGGCAAGTGAAGGAGGAACAGGTGAATTGGACTTGAGGGACAGTGGGCCTTTACAAGGGTCAACCTTTTTAGTTGGGCCTTCCCTGCCTCATCCGCACTCCCACCCTATGCCCCTGCCCCGTTCCCGTTCCTCAGACCATGAACGACGACGGTTCTCAGCCTCTGAGCTCATATCACGCCTGCAGCTTTCACAGAGGAAAAACTCTTTCACCCTGAGGCTGGGAAAGTCGCTGTCTGCCCGCGTGGCCTCCCGGGATCGTCACCATTCTGTAAACTCTGGCCCGGACT ACAAACCCAACATTAGACAGCGCCTTTCAGCAGGCTCGAGTGACAGCAGTCAACAAAGCCCAGTGGGATCTGCACCACCACTGCCCTCTGCTGACAACACTCTGCCACAGCATAGGAGAAGCTCCAAGCTGAG TATGAGAAAAGATTCGATTGATGAAGATGCAGACACCACAGTTCGAAGTCCCAAACGTCTATCACGCTTTCTACCCAGTT TGGTCCTGTATCAGGAGTACAGCGACGTGGCTATTAATCGTGAGATCCAGAGGCAACAAGGGGCCGAACCTGGAATGGAAGATGACCGGGCTGGAGACAGTGCATCCCCATCCAATCTCTCACCCTCCAGCTCCTTTCGTTCATCACGGGGCTCTGCTTTCTCCCTGTGGCAGGACATTCCTGATGTGCGCAGCAGTGGACAGCTGGACAACTTCAGCAATGAGGAGCGCAAACTGCAAGAG GCTAAGTTTGAACTGGTGACGAGTGAAGCTTCTTACATACGTAGCTTGACCATAGCAATTGACCACTTCATGATGTCTTCAGAGCTGAATGAGTGCTTGGGGGCTCAAGAGAAACAGTGGCTTTTCTCCAAATTGCCTGATGTCAAGGACGTCAGTGAGAA ATTTCTACAGGATCTTGAGCACCGGTTGGAGGCAGACATCTTGCGTTTCGATGTGTGTGACATTGTCCTAGACCACTGCCCAGCACTACGCAGGGTCTACCTTCCTTATGTTACCAATCAGGCCTACCAGGAGCAGACCTACCAACGGCTGCT ACAAGAAAATCCTCGCTTCCCTGGAATCCTTGCCCGTCTGGAGGAGGATCCGATTTGCCAGCGTCTTCCTCTTACATCATTCCTCATTCTGCCTTTTCAAAGGATCACACGGCTCAAAATGCTAGTGGAG AACATCCTTAAGAGAACAATTCCTGGTTCGCGAGACGAGGACACGGCCACCAAGGCGTTCAACGAACTGAAAAAG ATTATAAAGGAATGTAACTCCAGTGTGCAATCCATGAAGAGGATGGAGGAGCTGATTCATCTCAACAAGAGAATACACTTTGAGGGAAAG ATTTTCCCTCTCATCTCTCAGTCTCGCTGGTTAGTAAAACACGGTGAGCTGCTTGAGGTGGACACACAAACCATGAGCATATCCGGGTCAAAGTTTAAACTGCCTACGCGTCCTGTGTATCTGCACCTGTTCAATGACTGCCTCTTACTGTCCCGGAGAAAAGA CACGTGGAAATTCATGGTGTTTGTGCATGCTAAGATTGGAGAGCTAAAGGTGAAGGACTTGAGTCAGAAGCTTCAGGGCATCTCAGGCTTTATCTTCCTTCTGCAGCTGTGTGAAGGCCAGCAGCTCAAGTATCAGATCCTGCTCAAGTCACAAACAGA GAGTGGCAAACATCGATGGATCACAGCCATGATTCCTCCTGATGTAACTATAGCACACACTAGTGAAAATGAGG ATCTATCTCAGGTTCAGTGCATTAAGAGCTACCAAGCTCAGGAGCATGATGAACTCACACTGGAGAAGGCAGACATCCTGCAAGCTAAAACCATTACAAGTGATG GATGGGTCGAGGGGATCCGGTTGTCTGATGGAGAAAGGGGCTGGTTCCCCAAAACGTATGTGGAGGAAATCACGAGTCGCAGCGCCCGGTTGCGGAACCTACGTGAAAATATTCGCATCAAGTGTGTCACCCAGAAACTAGAGGGCGAGCCTCAGTGA